A genomic stretch from Setaria viridis chromosome 1, Setaria_viridis_v4.0, whole genome shotgun sequence includes:
- the LOC117865581 gene encoding glyceraldehyde-3-phosphate dehydrogenase GAPCP1, chloroplastic, which yields MAALSVPLRAAAAAAGSRAAVDPIKVSSVRSTGSAHFGCRFPSIAASSSSARNVEPLRAIATQAPPAVPQYSSGEKTKIGINGFGRIGRLVLRIATSRDDIEVVAVNDPFIDAKYMAYMFKYDSTHGPFKGSIHVVDESTLEINGKKITITSKRDPAEIPWGNYGAEYVVESSGVFTTTDKASAHLKGGAKKVVISAPSADAPMFVVGVNENSYDPKMNVVSNASCTTNCLAPLAKVVHEEFGIVEGLMTTVHATTATQKTVDGPSMKDWRGGRGAGQNIIPSSTGAAKAVGKVLPELNGKLTGMAFRVPTPNVSVVDLTCRIEKSASYDDVKAAIKAASEGALKGILGYTDEDVVSNDFVGDSRSSIFDAKAGIGLSSSFMKLVSWYDNEWGYSNRVLDLIAHMALVSAKH from the exons ATGGCGGCGCTCTCCGTGCCcctccgcgccgcggcggccgccgccggatcccgcgccgccgtcgaccccaTCAAG GTCTCGAGCGTGAGGAGCACCGGCTCGGCACACTTTGGCTGCAGGTTCCCCTCCATCGCGGCCTCCTCTTCATC TGCGAGGAACGTCGAGCCGCTGAGGGCGATAGCTACACAGGCACCCCCTGCCGTCCCAC AATATTCGAGTGGGGAGAAGACAAAGATTGGCATCAACG GGTTTGGACGGATTGGCAGGTTGGTCCTGCGAATTGCAACCAGCAGAGATGATATTGAAGTTGTGGCTGTGAATGATCCTTTCATTGATGCTAAGTACATG GCCTATATGTTCAAGTATGACTCCACTCATGGTCCATTTAAGGGTTCTATTCATGTCGTGGATGAATCAACCCTGGAGATCAATGGGAAGAAGATCACAATTACAAGCAAAAG AGATCCTGCAGAGATTCCATGGGGTAACTATGGAGCTGAATATGTTGTTGAATCTTCTGGTGTTTTTACGACAACGGACAAAGCATCAGCACACTTAAAG GGTGGTGCCAAGAAAGTGGTGATATCTGCGCCATCAGCAGATGCTCCCATGTTTGTTGTTGGAGTTAATGAGAATAGCTATGACCCAAAGATGAATGTTGTTTCTAATGCAAGTTGCACCACCAACTGCCTTGCTCCACTTGCCAAG GTTGTCCACGAGGAATTTGGCATTGTGGAGGGTCTCATGACAACTGTTCATGCCACAACAG CCACCCAGAAGACTGTTGACGGTCCTTCGATGAAGGATTGGAGGGGAGGACGTGGTGCTGGCCAAAACATAATTCCTAGCTCCACTGGTGCAGCAAAG GCTGTTGGAAAAGTCCTACCTGAGCTGAATGGAAAGCTCACTGGCATGGCCTTCCGAGTTCCAACACCAAATGTCTCTGTGGTGGATTTGACATGTCGGATTGAGAAAAGTGCTTCCTATGATGATGTGAAAGCAGCCATCAA GGCGGCATCAGAGGGTGCACTCAAAGGTATCCTAGGCTACACAGATGAGGATGTTGTTTCCAATGATTTCGTCGGTGATTCTAG GTCAAGTATCTTTGATGCCAAGGCTGGTATTGGACTGAGCTCGTCTTTCATGAAGCTTGTGTCTTGGTATGACAACGAGTGGGGCTACAG CAACCGGGTTCTGGACCTGATCGCCCACATGGCTCTCGTCAGCGCCAAGCACTGA